Within the Agromyces ramosus genome, the region TAGCCGCGGCATCCGACACCGCCGCCTGCCGGTGCAACGCGGACCGGCAGCCTGGAACCGGCCGCGAGCACCCCGTTTCAGCCCCGCGATTGGTGCGGGCACCGGGGCTTGCGTAGAGTCGGCACGCAGGAGTCCCGAGAAGGAGCATGCGTGGCAACGAATGACCGTCAGGCGCGTGAAGAACGAGCACGCCTACGCACGTACCAGGCCCGACAGGAGGTGCACGCGAGCAAGCAGCGCCGACGCACCCGCGACAACGTCATCGCGGTGATCGCACTCGTCGTCGTGCTCGCCCTCGCAACCGGCGCGCAGCTCTTCTACTTCAGCGGTGGTCCGGGCACGCCCGAGCCGGTCGCCTCCGAGACGCCCACACCCACGCCTTCGGCTCCAGCCGGCGAGAACCAGGGCGACGTGCCGTCGCCCGACCTCGCCGAGGCCCGCACCTGGACCGGCACGCTGACGCTCAACGAGGTCTCCCTCGGCATCGAGCTCGACGGCGCCGCAGCCCCCCAGGCCGTCGCGAGCGAGATCAGCCTCATCCAGTCCGGCTTCTACGACGGCACGACCTGCCACCGCCTCACGAAAGACAGCATCTGGGTGCTCCAGTGCGGCGACCCGGCCGGCGACGGCACGGGCGGTCCCGGCTACAGCTACGGCCCCGTCGAGAACGCGCCCCAAGACGGGCTCTACCCCGCAGGCACCATCGCCATGGCCCGCCAGCAGCAGAACGGCTACAGCAACGGCAGCCAGTTCTTCCTGGTCTACGAGGACACCACGCTGACGGCCGACGAAGCCGGCGGCTACACGGTCGTCGGTCGCGTCACGAGCGGCCTCGACGAGCTGAAGGCCGGCATCACCGACGCCGGCACCGCAGATGGCAGTACCGACGGCTCCCCCGCCGTCCCGGTGACGATCACCGGGTTCACGATCCAATGACGGTCCCGCGCCGCACTTTTCAGGTGCAATAGGCTTGATGCCGTCATCGCCGCGACCCGCGGCATCCGACCTACGACAAGGTGAGGCCGTGTCCGATTCAGAGCAGCAACCGTGGGGCCGCGTCGACGAGACGGGCACCGTCTTCGTGCGGACGAGCGACGGCGAGCGCGCCGTCGGGCAGTTCCCCGACGGCTCGGCTGAAGAGGCACTCGCCTACTTCGAGCGGAAGTACGCAGATCTCGCGGGCCAGGTCGGCCTCCTCGAGCAGCGCGTTCGGCGCGGCGCTCTCCCGCAGCCGACGTCTCGAAGGCGGTCGCCTCGCTCCGCGAGTCGGTGGCGACGGCCAACGCGGTCGGCGACCTCGAGTCGCTCGCGCGCCGGCTCGAGGCGCTCTCGGGCACCACGAAGGAACTGACCGAGCAGCAGCAGGCCGAGGCCAAGGCGGCCGTCGCAGAGGCCATCGCCGAGCGCACGAAGATCGTCGAGCAGGCCGAGGCGCTCGCGGCGCAAGACCCCGCGAAGACGCAGTGGAAGCAGGCGACCGCCGAGCTCGACGAGCTGTTCGCGACGTGGCAGCGTCACCAGCAAGACGGCCCGCGCCTGCCCAAGAACGAGGCGAACGAGCTGTGGAAGCGCTTCCGCGCGGCTCGATCGACCATCGAGCAGCACCGAAAGGCGTTCTTCGCCGAGCTCGATTCCGCGCACCGCGACGTGCGTACCCGCAAGCAGGCGCTCATCGAGCGCGCAGAGGCACTCGCGCCCCGAGGGGCCGATGCCGTCGGCGACTACCGCAACCTGCTCGACGAGTGGAAGCTCGCCGGCCGCGCCGGCAAGAAGCTCGACGATGCGTTGTGGGCGAAGTTCAAGGCCGCCGGCGACGTGCTGTTCCACGCCAAGGCAGAGATCGACGCTCAAGAAGACGAGGCGTACCGAGCCAACCTCGACGAGAAGCTCGCGCTCCTCACCGAGGCCGAGCCGCTCCTCACCGAGAAGGATCCCAAGCAGGCGCGGGCCGCGCTCAACCGCATCCAGCGCAAGTGGGACGAGATCGGCAAGGTCCCGCGCGACCAGGTCCGCGTCGTCGAAGACCGGCTCCGCAAAGTCGAGAACCACGTCAAGTCACTTGAAGACGAGCGCTGGCAGCGCGAGGACCCCGAGAAGAAGGCGCGCTCCGAAGGCATGCTCGGGCAGCTCCAAGCCGCGATCGACAAGCTCGAGGCCGAGCTCACCGCGGCCGAGGCGTCGGGCGACGAGCGCGCAGCGGCATCCGCTCGCGAGGCCCTCGAGGCACGTCGTGCGTGGCTGAAGGCCGTCGGCGGCTGACCCAGGCCAGCAGGGCCGCTCCACCACTCGACCGCACAACCGCCCCGGGGCTACGGGTTGTCCACAATTGCGGCTCCGACGCGCCGATGAGCTCAGCGGATGCTCCAACATGGGCTCATGGCGCGACTTCCCACGGTGCTCGGCACGCATGACCTCCCACTCGCCGAGCTCTGCGCGGCGCGCATCGACGGCGAACTCGTCGCGATCGACGACGGCTGGGCACCCATCGACGAACCCGACCTCCCGTCGCTTCGCGCCGCCGTCGTCGCCCTGCGTGTGCCGCGCTCGCTCATCATCGAGCGACGGTCGGCCGCATGGGTGCACGGCGCCCTCGACGCGCCACCCGCGATCGCGCAGTTCTGCGTTCCCCATCACGAGCGCATCGCGGCGATCAGCGACCGTCGAACCCACGTGCGCGAGGTGACCCTCAGCGACGGCGATGTCGACGATTACCGCGGCGCGCGATGCACGTCCGTATCGAGAACCGCATTCGACCTCCTCCGAGACCCATCGCCCGTCGAGGGCGACACGGTCGCGGTCGTGACGCGCCTCCTGCGCGGTCGGCCCGACGTCACCGAAGCGGTTCGACTGCGACTCGACTCGTCACGGCGCATGCCGCACCGAGCGCGTGCCGTCGACCGGCTCGATCGCGCGAGCGCACTTGCGACCTCCTCCCCGGGCACACCGGGGGCGCAGGCGACGCGTGGCCGCTCAGCCGTCGCTGACGCGGTAGACGTCGTACACCGCGTCGATGCGGCGCACGGCGTTGAGCACGCGGTCGAGGTGGGTGGTGTCGCCCATCTCGAAGACGAAGCGGCTGAGCGCGAGTCGATCGGTCGAGGTCGAGACGTTCGCCGAGAGGATGTTCACGTGATGCTCCGAGAGCACGCGAGTGACGTCTGAGAGCAGCCCCGCCCGGTCGAGCGCTTCGATCTGGATCTGCACGAGGAACACGCTCTTCGAGCTCGGCGCCCACTCGACATCGATCATGCGTTCCGGCTCACGCAGCAGCGATTGCACGTTGTGGCAGTTCGCCTGGTGCACGGAGACGCCCGAGCCGCGGGTGATGAACCCGACGATCTCGTCACCGGGCACCGGTGTGCAACAGCGCGCGAGCTTCACGAGGATGTCGGGCGCACCCCGTACCAGCACTCCGGAGTCCGAGCTCCGCGGAAGGGGTCGTGAGCGCACCGGCATCGGCAGGTCGGGCTCGTCGCCCTCCTCGACATCGCGCACGAGGGCGACGACCTTCTCGAGCACCGACTGCGTCGACACGTGCCCCTCGCCCACGGCGGCATAGAGCGACGACACGTCGTCGTAGCGCAGCTGCGCCGCCACCTCGGCGAAGGACTCCTGGTTCATGAGCTTCTGCAGCGGCAGGTTCTGCTTTCGCATCGCCCGCGCGATGGCGTCGCGACCCTGTTCGATCGCCTCGTCGCGGCGTTCCTTGGTGAACCACTGCCGGATCTTGTTGCGCGCACGCGGGCTCTTGACGAACCCGAGCCAGTCCTTGCTCGGCCCGGAGTCGGGATTCTTCGAGGTGAAGACCTCGACGACGTCGCCGCTCAACAGCTCGCTTTCGAGGGGCACCAACCGGCCGTTGACCTTCGCACCCATCGTGCGATGGCCGACCTCGGTGTGCACCGCATAGGCGAAGTCGACCGGCGTTGCGCCCGCGGGCAGTCCGATCACTCGACCCTTCGGCGTGAAGACGTAGACCTCCTTCGCGCCGATCTCGAAGCGGAGTGAGTCGAGGAACTCGCCGGGGTCGGCCGTCTCGGCCTGCCAGTCCGAGATGTGCGCGAGCCACGCCATGTCGGTCTCGTTCTGGCCCCCCTTCTCGGCCGTGCGACCGGCCGCCATGCGCTCCTTGTACTTCCAGTGCGCGGCCACACCGTATTCGGCACGCTGGTGCATGTCGTGAGTGCGGATCTGGATCTCGACCGCTCGGCCCTTCGGTCCGATGACCGTGGTGTGCAACGACTGGTAGAGGTTGAACTTCGGGGTGGCGATGTAGTCCTTGAACCGGCCGGGCAGCGGGGTCCAGCGGGCATGGATCGCACCGAGCACGGCGTAGCAGTCGCGTACCGAGTTGACGAGCACGCGGATGCCGACGAGATCGTAGATCTCGTCGAAGTCGCGTCCGCGCACGATCATCTTCTGGTAGATCGAGTAGTACTGCTTCGGCCTGCCCACGACCTTGCCGCGGATCTTCGCCACCTTCAGGTCATCGCTGACGAGATCGATGACGTTCTGGACGAACTCCTCGCGCTGCGGTGTGCGCTGCTTCACGAGGCTCTCGATCTCGGCATAGAGCTTGGGGTAGAGCACGGCGAACGAGAGGTCCTCGAGCTCCCACTTGATCGCCTGGATGCCGAGTCGGTGCGCGAGCGGCGCATAGATCTCGAGGGTCTCGGTCGCCTTGCGCGAGGCGGACTCGGCCGGGACGAAGCCCCACGTGCGCGCATTGTGCAGCCGGTCGGCGAGCTTGATGATGAGCACGCGGATGTCCTTCGACATCGCGACGATCATCTTGCGAACGGTCTCGGCCTGCGTCGAGTCGCCGTACTTGACCTTGTCGAGCTTCGTGACGCCGTCGACGAGCATCGCGATCTCGTCGCCGAAGTCGGCGCGCACCTGGTCGAGCGTGTACGCGGTGTCTTCAACGGTGTCGTGGAGCAGCGCCGCAGCGACCGTCTTGGATCCGATGCCGAGGTCGGCGAGGATCTGGGCCACGGCAACCGGATGCGTGATGTACGGCTCGCCGCTCTTGCGCTTCTGCCCCTCGTGGGCGCGCTCAGCGACCGAGTAGGCGCGCTCGACGAGCGAGAGGTCGGCTTTCGGATGGTGCATCCGCACCGTGCGCAGGAGCGTGTCGACCGCACCCGACGGCTGGGCCTTCGAAAAGATCCGAGGGACCAGACGGCGCAGCGATGCCGTCGAGTTGACCCCGGTCTCCGTCATCGCTCAGCACCTCCAGAACTCAATTATCGCCGTTTCTCGGGCACCGGGTGACCGGCCGCATCTCGCCTGACGCGAACATCACGCCGTGGGCAGCGCCTCAGCGTCGGCCGATGCGACGCCCGCACGCTCGCGTTCCTTCAGGACCTTCTGATCGTGACGGTGGATCGCGGTCTCTCCCTCGCGAAGCTGCGAGTAGAGCGGCGCAGCGATGAACACCGTCGACCACGTGCCCACGAGGATGCCGATGAGCAGCGCCAGCGAGATGTCGCGCAACGTGTCGGCACCGAGCACGCCGGCGCCGATGAAGAGGATCGCCGCCACCGGCAAGGCCGCCACGACACTCGTATTGATGGAGCGGACGAGCGTCTGGTTCACCGCGAGGTTGACCGACTCGGCGAAGGTCCGACGAGACTCCTGGCCGTCTTCGGCCGTGTTCTCCCGGATCTTGTCGAACACGACGACCGTGTCGTAGAGGGAGTAGCTGAGGATCGTGAGGATGCCGATCATGGCCGCGGGGCTGATCTCGAAACCGAACGCGGCGTAGAAGCCCGTGGTCACGATGAGGTCGGCCATGAGCGCGAGGATCGCGGCGACCGACATCTTCCAGGTTCGGAAGTACAGCGCCATGACGAGCGCGGCGAGGAGGATGAAGGCGAGCAGGCCGACGATCGCCTGGCGGGTGACGTCCGCACCCCAGCTCGGGCCGATGAACGAGGACGCGACCTCGGCCTCGGGAACGTCGTAGGCCTCGGCGAGGGCCGTGGTGACCTCGCGGGAGTCGGCCTGAGACAGTTGGTCGGTCTGCACGCGCACGCCGTCGTCTCCGACGATGGTCACCTTCGTCACCGCGTCGGGCACGACGGACGCGACGGCCTCGTGGGCGGGCTCGGGCGAGGCGTCCTCGACGCCGACGATCTGGAACTGCGACCCGCCGCGGAACTCGATGCTGAAGTTCACACCGGTGAACAGCGGCACGATCACCGACAGCAGGATCAGCACACCGGCGATGGTGTACCACTTCTTGCGTCCGCCGACGAAGTTGAACGAGCGCTTGCCCGTGTAGAGGTCGTTGCCGAAGGTCGTGAGACGGTTGGCCATCAGGACTCCTTCCCGTCGTTCGACGTAGTGCCGGCGCCGACCGACTCCGCCTTGCGCTCGGCGATCGTCTGGCGGCGCTGCGCCTCCTTCGAGCTCGACGCGGCCTTCCTTGCGGACACCGCGACGGGTTTGCGGAACTCGGCACGACCGCGATAGACGGCGCCGAGCGCGTTCGGGTCGAGACCTGACCACGGGTTGCCGCTCGAGAAGAACCTCGTCTGGGCGAGGAGCTGCAGCATCGGGTGCGTGAAGAGGATCACCACGACGACGTCGATGATCGTCGTCAGGCCGAGGGTGTAGGCGAAGCCCTTGACGCTGCCGACCGCGAGGATGAACAGCACGATCGCGGCGAGCAGGTTCACGCCCTTCGAGGCGAGCACTGTGCGGAACGCGCGCTTCCAGCCGGCCTCGACGGCGCCGACGAGCGGCCGGCCGTCGCGCAACTCGTCTCGCACACGTTCGAAGTACACGATGAACGAGTCGGCGGTGAAGCCGATGGCGACGATGAGGCCCGCGATGCCCGCGAGCGAGAGGCGGTAGCCCTCTCGCCACGACAGGATCGTGATCATCAGGTAGGTGATGAGTGCGGCGATCACGAGCGAGGCGATGGTCACCGAACCGAGCGCGCGGTACTGGAAGAGCGTGTAGATCACCACGAGGATGAGGCCGATGAGGCCCGCGATGAGGCCGCTCTGCAGCTGCGAGGTGCCGAGCGTCGCCGAGATCGTGTCGGATGACTGCACGGTGAAGCTGATCGGCAGTGCACCGAACTTCAACTGGTCGGCGAGAGACTTCGAGCTCTCCTGCGTGAAGCTGCCCGTGATCTGCGGCCGCCCATCGGTGATCGCGCCGTTCATCGACGGGGCCGTGAGCACGGCGCCGTCGAGCACGAAGGCGAACTGGTCGCGCGGTGTCTGGCCCTGGAGTCCGAAGAGGCGGGTGCTGACCTCCGCGAAGTCCTCGGTGCCCTTGCCGTCGAACTCGATGTTGACCGCCCACGTGCCGGTGGAGGCGCCGGTCTGGGTCTGCACCATGCCGTTCGTGGCGTCGACGATGTTCTCGCCGCTCGCCTCGACCGGGCCGAGGAGGTACTTCGCGGTGCGCGAGAGGTCGCACGTGACGAGCGGCTCGTCGGCGGGGGCGACATTCGTGGCGGCCTCGTCGATGGTGGCGCAGTCGAAGTTGTCGAACTCGTCTTGCAGCGCCGGGGTGACCCACGCGAGGTCGCTGCCGTCGGTCGGTTCCGTGGTGGGCGTCGACTCCAGCTCGGCGGGCTCTTCGGTCGGCTCCGCGCTCGCCTCGATCGACGTGTTGGTCGCCGCGTCGGCGAGCAGCACGGCGCGCAGCTCGAGCTTCGCCGACGACTCGATGCGGGCTCGCGTCTGGTCGTCGAGCTCGCCCCGGGATGCGGACGACGACGTTGTCACCCTCGGTGTTGATCTCGGCCTCGGCGACACCCGACGCGTCGACACGCTGCCGGATGATCGAGACCGCCTGGTCGAGCTGCTCTTGCGAGACGTCGGCGCCGGTCTCGACCTTCGGCGCGAGGATGATCTGCGTGCCGCCCTCGAGATCGAGCGCGAGCTTCGGGGTCCAGGATCCTCCGCCCCAGATGACTCCCGCGGCATTGATGCCGAAGAGGATCGCAATGATCACACCCAGCCAGGTGAGTGAACGCCATGCCTTACGGACGGGCGCCGGCCGGGATGACCGCTTCGATGGTGCAGCCACGGTGTTCTGCTTTCTTTGCAGGAGCCCGCGCAAGAAGCGCGGGCCGAGCGTCGGGGAGGAGTCTTAGTCGTCCGACTTCTTGGTGTCGGGCGTCTCGTCGGTGGTCACGTCGGTCGTTGCGTCTTCGACGCGCTCGCCGTACTCGGGCGAACCCTCGACCGCGACCGGAGCATCGTCGACGACCACGTCGGCCTTCGGCTCGACCACGCGCGCGACGGTCTGGCGGTGAACCGTGAGCACGGTGCCGGGCGAGGTCTCGAGCAGCACCTGGTTCTCGTCTTCATCGATCGAGAGGATGGTGCCGAACACGCCGAAGTTCGTCATGACCTTCGCGCCCGCCTGGACCTTCGACTGCAGCTCGCGCGCATCTGCCTGGCGCTTGCGCGAGTTACGGAACATGAAGAAGATCAGGACCGCCAGGACGGCGAGCATGATGATGGTGAACGGATCGAACGTCATGAGAGGGAGGTACCTTCCGGTGTGCGGCAAGCGCACGAAGTCAGTGGCGTTGAGGGCTGTGCCTCAATGGATTATAGGTCATCGATCGGAAGGGCGGTTCCCACGTCGGGAGCGCGGTCGGACAAGCCGAAGTGACGCCACGCGGCTGAGGTCGCGACGCGCCCGCGAGGAGTGCGCGTGATGAGGCCGATGCGAACGAGGAACGGCTCGACGACCGCCTCGATGGTCTCGGACTCCTCGCCCACCGATACGGCGAGCGTGTTCAGGCCGACGGGACCGCCCCCGAAGCGCGTGAGGATGATCTGCATGACCGCGCGATCGAGACGGTCGAGCCCGAGCGGGTCGACGTCATAGAGCTCGAGCGCGGCTCGCACCGCGGAGATGTCGGCTCGTCCGCCGTGCACGAGCGCGTAATCGCGCACCCGTCGAAGCAGGCGGTTCGCGATGCGCGGCGTGCCGCGGCATCGACCGGCGATCTCGGCGAGCGCCTCCTGATCGACGTCGAGGCCGAGTAGGACGGCAGCGCGGGCGAGCACCCGCTCGAGCTCGGCCTCGTCGTAGAACTCGAGGTGTGCGGTGAAGCCGAACCGGTCGCGCAGTGGATTCGGCAGGAGTCCGGCTCGTGTGGTGGCGCCCACGAGGGTGAACGGCGAGAGGTCGAGCGGCACCGACGTGGCGCCCGCACCCTTGCCGACCATGATGTCGATGCGGAAGTCTTCCATGGCGAGGTAGAGCATCTCTTCGGCCGATCGCGCCATGCGGTGGACCTCGTCGATGAAGAGCACCTCGCCCGGTACGAGCGAGCTGAGGATCGCGGCGAGGTCGCCGGCATGCTGGATCGCCGGCCCGCTCGACATGCGGAGCGGTCGGCCGCCCTCGAAGGCCACGATCATCGCGAGCGTCGTCTTGCCGAGCCCGGGTGGCCCCGCGAGCAGGATGTGGTCTGGCGTGCGCTGCTGCAGGGTGGCGGCGGTGAGCAGCAGCTGCAGTTGGCTGCGCACTCGAGTCTGGCCGACGAACTCCTCGAGGCTCTTCGGACGGAGCGCCCCTTCGAACGCGAGCTCGGCTTCGGACGCGAGGACCGGGTCGGTGAGATCGAGGTCGGCTTCGCTCATCGGGCTCTCCCGTGCTGTTGTGCTGGGCCGAGCCGCGCGAGCGTCAGCCTGAGCAGGGTGGGCACCGAGGCCGCTTCGATGTCGGATGCCCCGGCGATCGTCTCGTCGACCGCCTCGGCGGCGACTCGCTCGGACCAGCCGAGGCCGGTGAGGGCCGCGAGCACGCTCTCGGCCGCCCCGCCGGACACGACTGGGGTAGCCCGGGAAGGCGCTGCAGTGGCGATGAGCTTGCCGGCCAGCGACACGGTGATGAGCTTCGCGGTCTTCGGCCCGATGCCGCTGACCTTGCGGAACACCGCGTCGTCGTCGCGCTGCACCGCCTCGGCGATCTGGTCGGGGGACAGCGCCGACAGCACGCCGAGTGCCGACTTTGGCCCGACCCCGGTGACGCCGATGAGCAGGTCGAACACGTCGAGCTCGTCGCGAGTGGCGAAGCCGAACAGCGTGAGCGAGTCCTCGCGCACGACGAGGGTCGTGTGCGCGCTCACCTCGTGTCCGGCTCGACTGGCGAGCGCGAATGCGGGCGTCGTGTTGACGTGGAACCCGACACCGCCGACCTCGATGACGACCGAGTTGCCGGCAGCGGTGAGCACGCGGCCGTGAAGAGAGGAGATCACTCCTTCAGCCTACGGGCGGCACCCGACACGGCTGCGGAGCGCTCTGCGGCGATCCACGCCCGCTGCGCCGGCGTGAGGGTCGCACCGTCGGAGGTGCCGGCCGCCGCGTCGCGGACGGCACCTCCTGCCACTCCCCCGGTGCGCCAGGCGTGGCAGATGGCGAGGGCGAGCGCGTCGGCGGCATCCGCCGGCTTGGGCACCGCGTCGAGCCCGAGGATGCGCGCGACCATCGCGCCCACCTGCTTCTTGTCGGCACGGCCGTATCCGGTGATGGCGGCCTTGACCTCGCTCGGCGTGTGCAGCGCGACGGGCAGCCCTCGACGCGCCGCGATGAGCATCGCGACGCCCGAGATCTGCGCCGTGCCCATGATGGTCGACACGTCGCTGCGGGCGAAGACCCGCTCGAGCGCGACCGCGTGCGGCCGATGCTCCTCGATGATCGCCTCGAGCCCGTCGGCGATGCGCGCGAGGCGCTGCGGCGTCGCGTGTTCGGCCGGCGATCGAAGCACGATGACGTCGACGAGGCGCGCCGTGCGGTTCGGGTCGACGTCGACCACCCCGACGCCGCATCGCGTCAGGCCCGGGTCGATGCCGAGCACTCGCACGGCGATCGGCTACTCCGCCTCGAGCTCGGCCTGCACCTCTGGGGTGAGGTCGAAGTTCGAGTAGATGTTCTGCACGTCGTCGCTGTCTTCGAGTGCGTCGATGAGGCGGAACACCTTGCGGGCCGTCTCGGCGTCGACCTCGACCTTGAGCGACGGCACGAACGCGGCATCCGCCGAGTCGTAGTCGATGCCGGCCTCCTGCAGCGCGGTGCGGGCGGCGACCATGTCGGATGCCTCGGTGATCACCTCGAACGTGTCACCCTCGTCGGTGACCTCTTCGGCGCCCGCGTCGAGCACGGCGCTGAGCACGTCGTCTTCGGTGAGGCCGTCGGACTTGCTGACGACGATGACGCCCTTGCGCGCGAAGTTGTAGGCCACCGAGCCCGGGTCGGCCATCGTGCCGCCATTGCGGGTCATGAGGGTGCGCACTTCGGCGGCCGCGCGGTTGCGATTGTCGGTGAGGCACTCGATGAGGAGGGCGACGCCGTTGGGGCCGTAGCCTTCGTACATGATGGTCGTGTAGTCGATCGACTCACCCGACAGCCCAGCGCCGCGCTTGATGGCGCGGTCGATGTTGTCGTTCGGGACGGAGGTCTTCTTCGCCTTCTGCACGGCGTCGACGAGGGTCGGATTGCCCGAGAGGTCGGCGCCGCCCATCTTCGCCGCGACCTCGATGTTCTTGATGAGCTTCGCGAACGACTTCGCACGACGCGAGTCGATGATCGCCTTCTTGTGCTTCGTCGTCGCCCACTTGGAATGCCCGGACATGCGTCTCCTGAATCGAATGCTCGCGCGCGACATCGCCTGCCGTGCCCAGCCATTCTAAGACAGCGGTGGTTCCACGCAGTTCAGACGAGCAGCTTCTGCAGGGTGCGGAGATTCCGATTCGTCGTGGTGGGCTTGTAGCGGGGCTTGGCGAGCAGCTTCGCGAAGGGCGTCTGCACGGTCGTGCCCTTGACGGGGTTCCAGTAGACGACGCCTTCACCGCGGGCGATGGGGTCGACCTGGGGGTCGGGCTCTCCTGCCGACGCCACGAGGTCATCGAGCACCGCGTCGTCGGAGCCGAACACGACCCACGGCTGTCGAGCGGCGTCGGATGCATCGAACGGGAACGCCTCGATCACCCGTTCGACCTGCTTGCGGGTGACGAGCACGATCCACGCGTCGTAGCCGAAGCGATCGCGAAGCGCTTGCTCGATGCGCTGCTTCGGGTCGGCGGATGCCGCGTCATCGGTCGCCGTGAAGACGACGTTGCCGCTCGCCAGCACCGTGCGCACCTCGTCGAACCCGAGCTCGTCGAAGAGCGCTCGGAGGTCGGCAGACCTGATCGTGATGCCGCCGACGTTCACGCCGCGGAGCAGGGCGATGTACCGGGTCATCAGTCCACCGTACGGGCGCGCACCTTGCCGAGGAAGTACTCGTGAAAGCGATACTCCCCCGTGATCTCGGGGTGGAAGCTGGTTCCGAGGAGGTTGCCCTGCTCGACGGCGACGACCCTGCCGTCGGTCAGCGATGCGAGCGGCGTCGCGGCCGCTCCGACCGACTCCACGACGGGGCCCCTGATGAACACCGCGTGCACCGGCTCATCGCCGAGGGCCGGGATGTCGAGGTCGGTCTCGAACGACTGGTTCTGCGAGCCGAAGGCGTTGCGGCGAACGACCACGTCGAGCCCGCCGAGCGATTGCTGCCCGGTGATCGCATCGAGCACGGTGTCGGCGAGCATGATGAGCCCGGCGCACGTTCCGTAGACCGGGAGCCCGTCGGCGATGGCCGTCTTGAGTGGCTGCTGCAGGCCGAAGGTGCGGGCGAGCTTGTCCATGACGGTCGACTCGCCGCCCGGGATCACCAGGCCGTCGATCGCCGCGAGCTCCTCGGGCCGACGCACGAGCGACACGTCGGCGCCCAGCTTCGCGAGCACGTGGGCATGCTCACGGAAGTCGCCCTGGAGGGCGAGCACTCCCACACGCGGGCCCGACTCGGCGGGATGCG harbors:
- the ruvB gene encoding Holliday junction branch migration DNA helicase RuvB, with the translated sequence MSEADLDLTDPVLASEAELAFEGALRPKSLEEFVGQTRVRSQLQLLLTAATLQQRTPDHILLAGPPGLGKTTLAMIVAFEGGRPLRMSSGPAIQHAGDLAAILSSLVPGEVLFIDEVHRMARSAEEMLYLAMEDFRIDIMVGKGAGATSVPLDLSPFTLVGATTRAGLLPNPLRDRFGFTAHLEFYDEAELERVLARAAVLLGLDVDQEALAEIAGRCRGTPRIANRLLRRVRDYALVHGGRADISAVRAALELYDVDPLGLDRLDRAVMQIILTRFGGGPVGLNTLAVSVGEESETIEAVVEPFLVRIGLITRTPRGRVATSAAWRHFGLSDRAPDVGTALPIDDL
- the secF gene encoding protein translocase subunit SecF, producing MANRLTTFGNDLYTGKRSFNFVGGRKKWYTIAGVLILLSVIVPLFTGVNFSIEFRGGSQFQIVGVEDASPEPAHEAVASVVPDAVTKVTIVGDDGVRVQTDQLSQADSREVTTALAEAYDVPEAEVASSFIGPSWGADVTRQAIVGLLAFILLAALVMALYFRTWKMSVAAILALMADLIVTTGFYAAFGFEISPAAMIGILTILSYSLYDTVVVFDKIRENTAEDGQESRRTFAESVNLAVNQTLVRSINTSVVAALPVAAILFIGAGVLGADTLRDISLALLIGILVGTWSTVFIAAPLYSQLREGETAIHRHDQKVLKERERAGVASADAEALPTA
- the yajC gene encoding preprotein translocase subunit YajC; this encodes MTFDPFTIIMLAVLAVLIFFMFRNSRKRQADARELQSKVQAGAKVMTNFGVFGTILSIDEDENQVLLETSPGTVLTVHRQTVARVVEPKADVVVDDAPVAVEGSPEYGERVEDATTDVTTDETPDTKKSDD
- a CDS encoding YebC/PmpR family DNA-binding transcriptional regulator yields the protein MSGHSKWATTKHKKAIIDSRRAKSFAKLIKNIEVAAKMGGADLSGNPTLVDAVQKAKKTSVPNDNIDRAIKRGAGLSGESIDYTTIMYEGYGPNGVALLIECLTDNRNRAAAEVRTLMTRNGGTMADPGSVAYNFARKGVIVVSKSDGLTEDDVLSAVLDAGAEEVTDEGDTFEVITEASDMVAARTALQEAGIDYDSADAAFVPSLKVEVDAETARKVFRLIDALEDSDDVQNIYSNFDLTPEVQAELEAE
- a CDS encoding peptidylprolyl isomerase, with translation MATNDRQAREERARLRTYQARQEVHASKQRRRTRDNVIAVIALVVVLALATGAQLFYFSGGPGTPEPVASETPTPTPSAPAGENQGDVPSPDLAEARTWTGTLTLNEVSLGIELDGAAAPQAVASEISLIQSGFYDGTTCHRLTKDSIWVLQCGDPAGDGTGGPGYSYGPVENAPQDGLYPAGTIAMARQQQNGYSNGSQFFLVYEDTTLTADEAGGYTVVGRVTSGLDELKAGITDAGTADGSTDGSPAVPVTITGFTIQ
- the ruvC gene encoding crossover junction endodeoxyribonuclease RuvC, with the translated sequence MRVLGIDPGLTRCGVGVVDVDPNRTARLVDVIVLRSPAEHATPQRLARIADGLEAIIEEHRPHAVALERVFARSDVSTIMGTAQISGVAMLIAARRGLPVALHTPSEVKAAITGYGRADKKQVGAMVARILGLDAVPKPADAADALALAICHAWRTGGVAGGAVRDAAAGTSDGATLTPAQRAWIAAERSAAVSGAARRLKE
- the ruvA gene encoding Holliday junction branch migration protein RuvA; translated protein: MISSLHGRVLTAAGNSVVIEVGGVGFHVNTTPAFALASRAGHEVSAHTTLVVREDSLTLFGFATRDELDVFDLLIGVTGVGPKSALGVLSALSPDQIAEAVQRDDDAVFRKVSGIGPKTAKLITVSLAGKLIATAAPSRATPVVSGGAAESVLAALTGLGWSERVAAEAVDETIAGASDIEAASVPTLLRLTLARLGPAQQHGRAR
- a CDS encoding RelA/SpoT family protein, with the protein product MTETGVNSTASLRRLVPRIFSKAQPSGAVDTLLRTVRMHHPKADLSLVERAYSVAERAHEGQKRKSGEPYITHPVAVAQILADLGIGSKTVAAALLHDTVEDTAYTLDQVRADFGDEIAMLVDGVTKLDKVKYGDSTQAETVRKMIVAMSKDIRVLIIKLADRLHNARTWGFVPAESASRKATETLEIYAPLAHRLGIQAIKWELEDLSFAVLYPKLYAEIESLVKQRTPQREEFVQNVIDLVSDDLKVAKIRGKVVGRPKQYYSIYQKMIVRGRDFDEIYDLVGIRVLVNSVRDCYAVLGAIHARWTPLPGRFKDYIATPKFNLYQSLHTTVIGPKGRAVEIQIRTHDMHQRAEYGVAAHWKYKERMAAGRTAEKGGQNETDMAWLAHISDWQAETADPGEFLDSLRFEIGAKEVYVFTPKGRVIGLPAGATPVDFAYAVHTEVGHRTMGAKVNGRLVPLESELLSGDVVEVFTSKNPDSGPSKDWLGFVKSPRARNKIRQWFTKERRDEAIEQGRDAIARAMRKQNLPLQKLMNQESFAEVAAQLRYDDVSSLYAAVGEGHVSTQSVLEKVVALVRDVEEGDEPDLPMPVRSRPLPRSSDSGVLVRGAPDILVKLARCCTPVPGDEIVGFITRGSGVSVHQANCHNVQSLLREPERMIDVEWAPSSKSVFLVQIQIEALDRAGLLSDVTRVLSEHHVNILSANVSTSTDRLALSRFVFEMGDTTHLDRVLNAVRRIDAVYDVYRVSDG